The region TTGGAGTTCCGGCCAGAGCGGCCCGTTTGCAGAGATCGAGGAGGCGTTTTCCATAGAGGACACGGCCGATGCCGAGTTTTTTGGTGGTTCGTGTGATCGAGTAATCCACCTCGCGCACGCCCATGAGTTGAAGCACCTGCATCCAGTCGCGCAGGTCATGGAACATGAAGACGAGGTAGTCGTGGTGCTCGAACGCCTGACACTCCATGCGGGGGATGATTTCCATCTCCTCGGCGGGGTCTTCGGCGTCGAACAATTTGCGGATCTCGTCTTCGGCAAAGCCGGTGAGTTCGAGATCAAAGGATGGATCGCTTTCCTGAATGGATTTGAGCAACCGCTTCAGATCTCCTTCATCGAGTTCCGCCAGTTCTGCGAGGCGGTTGTCGGCGAGCAAATCGGCGAGTTCCTCGGCTTCGCTGGCATAGTCCTGCTCATCCACTGGCACGGATTCACAGCCGATCAGTAGTGCGGCCTCCAGCCGGCCATGTCCGCGCACGATCATGCCGCTGCGTTTGGAGAGGGTGATCGAGTTCCGCCAGCCTTGCTCTTGAATGATGGAGGCCAGCAAGGCGATCTGATGCGCACTGTGCCGGTTCGGATTGGCCGGATTGGGCTTCAGCGTGTTGGGATCAATCAGCCGCGTGTGGGCGCAGTAAATGGGAATACTCACGCACCGCGAGAAGTGTCAACGGCGTTGACGTCAGATGCGGGCTATGCGTGACTTGCGTATGGCTGCCATGAAACTTCCCAAAGGGGTGACTCCCCGCAAATTTGCCCGCGCGCTTCAGGCGTGGCGAGAGAAGAAGGCGTTCAGCCAGCGCGATGCGGCGGAGTTTCTGGGCATCAGCAAGCGCACGCTGGAAAACTGGGAACAGGAGCGCGCCACACCGCGTGGCTATGCCGTGGTGGCACTGATGAAGCTGCTGGAGATGAAGTGACGTTGACTCCGCAGCCAGCGGAGTCATGGAATCATCGCTGCCGCCCGATCTCGCTCGCAAGCTCCTCAACAAGGATCTCGCCAATCTCGTTCAACGTGTTCACAAAGGCGGAAAGCTGACTCGTGCGGAGCGGGCCATGCTCCAAAATGTGGCCAGCAACACTGTGGGCGGTGACAAGGTGGGACCGGCCTTCGCGAGGAACTTCGTGGATCTCGCCGACATTCTCGGTGTCACACGCCAGTCGATCACGACATGGAAAAAGCGGAAGGATGCGCCAACCCCAGCCGCCAATG is a window of Prosthecobacter algae DNA encoding:
- a CDS encoding ParB/Srx family N-terminal domain-containing protein — encoded protein: MSIPIYCAHTRLIDPNTLKPNPANPNRHSAHQIALLASIIQEQGWRNSITLSKRSGMIVRGHGRLEAALLIGCESVPVDEQDYASEAEELADLLADNRLAELAELDEGDLKRLLKSIQESDPSFDLELTGFAEDEIRKLFDAEDPAEEMEIIPRMECQAFEHHDYLVFMFHDLRDWMQVLQLMGVREVDYSITRTTKKLGIGRVLYGKRLLDLCKRAALAGTP
- a CDS encoding helix-turn-helix transcriptional regulator, producing the protein MKLPKGVTPRKFARALQAWREKKAFSQRDAAEFLGISKRTLENWEQERATPRGYAVVALMKLLEMK